TCCAATTATTAATCCTTGTATAACTGTAGCATGTGTCCCAAAGTTAACCTTAGATTCCAGTTTAACATTACCCGAAATTGAAGCTTTAGGGAGTATTGTTACAAAATCATTTATCTCAACATCATGACCAATCGAACAATTTAAATTTAGTGTAACAAAATTATTAATTGTAATATTTGTTGTCAATATATTTCCTTCACAAATAATATTTCCCTTACCGATACTATTATATTTTGAAATATAAACATTTGGATGAATAAGATTTGGATATTCAATATCTTTATTTTTTTTAAGTTTATTAACTATACTTTCTTTTACTTCGGGTGAGCC
This portion of the Solibacillus daqui genome encodes:
- a CDS encoding acetyltransferase; translated protein: MLKQIVIYGAGGFAREVAHLIEQINLNRPTWELLGFLDDNVENHNQINNGFPVLGGDEWLIDNPKISIALGIGSPEVKESIVNKLKKNKDIEYPNLIHPNVYISKYNSIGKGNIICEGNILTTNITINNFVTLNLNCSIGHDVEINDFVTILPKASISGNVKLESKVNFGTHATVIQGLIIGKESIVGAGSVIIRDVPGKSTVVGTPAKQVKFL